The Oncorhynchus kisutch isolate 150728-3 unplaced genomic scaffold, Okis_V2 scaffold2608, whole genome shotgun sequence genomic interval TTGACTTCCAAGACATCAACGTCCACTTCGCTCCCCAGCTCGAGGGTATACCCCATGGAGAGGGGTGCTGGAGACTGTGGCTCAGACTTCACCACGACCTCTTGATCCTGAACCGTCACCACAGGACCTCTGACCTCATCCCCTACCTCTTCTTCAGGGAGCTCCAGGGAGGGGAGGTCAGCCAGAGGGATGCCCAGGGAGAGCACCTCGTGTGGGGCAGGGATTGGGGCGGTGAAGGGGTCCATCAGGTCTAGGTCCATTCGGGTCTCCAGGGAGGCCAAGAGCTCCTCGGGGGAACTGGGCGGGGCGTCGGAACAACAGGAGCCAATCAGAGAGTCCAGGTCAAAGTCACTCAGGTCTATCTTCTCAGCCATCCAGTCCATGCCCGAAAACGCATCATCTGGGGAAGAAGCGATAAGTTAATTCCATCTAAATATACAACATATTATACTCAATGTTCATGACATGACAATTTTAATAATTATTGTACAGCGATAacggaaaaaataaataaataaaacggtCCTCTGAAACAAGTCCTTTCCCAAACAAAAACCTGCTCTGAAAGACAATATTCCAGTCTGATCATGATTTGAAGGGACATTGAAGTTGCTGATACCGGAACCCTACTATAAAACCCTATTGTTTGCCAAAATGTTTCCTGTCTGTACAACAGGAAGAAAAGCACCGCTGACACTAGTCTTGTTTTACATTAATAGCCAGGAAATATGGGACAAACCAGTTTGTTCGGGTGATGGGTGGCTTGTCATCACGTGTGGATGTGCAAACAGGTAATACCGGTAGTTACTAACGATCTCTATGGTTAATGATTACCATACACGTTGGTATCGGGCAACTGTTTATGACAAACCGAGCCCAGGGGAGAGCGTAGGTGGGGGATTGCTGTGATAACACCACAGATGGAACCACGTATGGGGTTAGTCAGCAAACAAAGGAGGAGTTTGTATGTCTTTTGCAACACTTGAGCTGTGCGTTTTTGTTGTGGTTTTCTTTTCAGCTGTGTTCTCACCTCTGCAGACATTTGTTCCCATGTGGGCATGGAGCAGCTCGCTGGAGTCCAGCCACGGAGTCAACGGCATCAGGTGGTCCTCTACCCCGGACCCGGCCTTGCTACTCCCCAGGAATGAGGGACGAGGGGATGGAGGCAGGGAGTCGGAGGacgagagatgggagggggaaggagacaaactaaacaaagaggagggagagagggaagaggcggaagagttggagagagagagggaaggagagaaggaggagagagaggggggtaggtcATCCTCTTCATCTTGGTCCAGACGGGGCCCCATGGGGTCAGCCGTCAGAAACCAGTTGTCCAGTAACAGGGCCCCAACGTCCTCCAAGACCAGTTGGGAAGTCAACAGGGACATGACTGCTTCTTCTGGTGGCTGTCAACAGTAACAGGGTACTATAACGGGATAACAGAGAGTCTTCGGACGTTGTCGTCGTTAGGGGGAACGGTGATATCGTGCTGTGGTAGACAACAGCAGAGCTGAGGGTGGTTGGTTTGAGAGAACTGGAAGCAAAGGAAAGATGGAGGGATAGGGGTTACAAATTGCAGTATGACAAGTAGTTCCACAGAGGAGAGAACATTACTTTATTGGTCCATTTACTACATGAGCAACAGAAATGTATTTTGCATATCCCATTCTCTCCGGTAGacatacacatactgtaggaGAGAAGGTGGGATAGGGGTGAGAtgtcatgtttatttattttacctttatttaactaggcagttaagtcagttaagaacaaattcttattttcaatgacggcctaggaacagtgggttaactgcctgttcaggggcagaacgacagatttgtaccttgtcagctcggggagtcgaacttgcaaccttttggttactagtccaacgctctaaccactaggctaccctgccgccccgacagGGCCTAAGTACCATCATAGCTAGGCTACATAAAAAGGAAAACAATCAATaaaaatttatttataaagcctctTTCTTTTCTtaaatcagctgatgtcacaaagtgcttaaacagaaacccagcctaaaaccccaaacaataaagatatagaagcacggtggctaggaaaaactccctagaaaggaaggaacctaggaagaaacctagagaggaacccggatctgaggggtggagattataagagtacatggccttTAAGgtcagatcgttcttcaagaatCTCTTCGCCACATGTCATTGTTTTGAGGGATAGGTAATCATATCAATATATGGTGTCAGTTAAATGGTGCTACTCATTGACTACCCTCATTGTAACATCCATCGAGGAAGTTCATTTACGCCGGCCTGGGTTGAACCGGGGAATAGTCCTTCACGTCGAGCGAAAGTGGGGAGCGCCCTTGACAAATCAAACAATAATCTGCGCTGCTGTCATGTTGTCAAAGGCAGCATGGTGTGTCTTCCAGAAACATACATCGCTTCTCCATTTAATAAATATTTAACTAGTTTTCACTTTGAAGGCAGATGCACCAtttatcaaaagcaatcactttgcatgtgaaaacacagaatcctacacATGCTTATTTATGTCACTGTTGTTTTGAGCTGGCTTCACAGTTGGACTGAGCAGGGCATCTGGCTCAACGAATGCACCGGTTCAAACTCCTCCCACCCACCAAGGTAGGGACAAATAAACAAATGCCCCAGTGTTAGGAGGAAGTATTTTAAGAGGAAGTATGCGTCTGGGAAATATACATTAAAACAGTCTGCTAGAGATATCTTATAAAACCTGTGGTATCTGAAGTTATGTCCTAGTGACCTAGTCAACGGTAACATTCGGTCGTTTCCTGGTAAATTTGAGGCCATTTGTTCAACTAAGTGCTAAAGGAACAAGTCGAGTCAATAACTTTTGACTTAATATATCCTAAAACGCATTCATGTATTTCACAAAATAGTACGAGATATTCTGGTCTAATACTTCAGTGGAAATTCCGTCATTGCTGGTAAACTCCCCGCCACGGGATAACGTTGCCTAATTTGGTCATGATGTGACCGGTAACACCGCCTCCTCGCTGACTCACTATGGAAACggagaggggagggtgaggaTACCGCCATTTTCACAACAACCATCTGGTCATGAAAGGAAAGTAGAAAGCGAGAGGACCAAAGTACGCCATTTGAAAGTGCCACGTTGCCATGTCTGGCATAGTAACTTCATCCATGTATGAGCCTGGGTTTAATAACATTGGTTAAAAATCATAACAAGATTGTTATTCAACATGAGAAGGGGGTAGTTGATTAGTTATGACGTAGATATCGGTTTAAAAATGGCCCACTGTAAGATGGCACGGGATCCACGTGGTTTTATTGTCACTTTGTTGAAAGGCACTGAAACGCCGACACTGAATAACGTTAGCATATGCTGTCTAACGTTGGTTATTTCAGGCAGACAGTTGATACGGGTAACTATTTCCACAGCTGGGTAGGTGCCAAAGACAGCCCAAATCTAGCTGACAGTCTGACATATCAAATATCTGAAGTAAAGTTAGCAAACAGTATAAGCTATTGTATTgtagagttagctagctagaacgCTAACAACAACTTCCCAAGCCTGCTTGCCAGCCACACCTGCCCGACAGCTGACATGTGACTGACTTTACATTTTCTGAGAAGAAATATGTATAATTTTTACTTACGCCATTTTGCGTAAAAAAGCCAGTGCTTGACCGTTGCACTGCCGGGTTGTTGCCGCTGCTGGATAAGCCGCTGCACGTTAAACTGCCATTTTGCGAAGGAGAACTGAGCGCTCGGAATGCTACAAAATAACGTTGAATGTCACAGAGAAACAACGGTCGAACGAGGTCACATGAATATTTATAGTCCCGCATCACACCCAAGTGTATCCTTCCGTCAAACAGCGCTGTGGTGTATCACTCCGAACCCGTTACTGCCTCTGATTGGTTTAGATCGTTATTCCGCTCGTTGGAAATAAATAGGTCCAGGGCCATAGTGTAACCGACGAAATGTAGGTCAAATTAACATGTATACATTGAATTAAGATTGAAGAGGAAATTCATGTTTACATAGGTAACTTGTATTTCCAATCTAAAAAGGCCAGTGTATTACGTTTGATTACGTGAAACTTGTTGACCACAAAACGAAGGACTGCAATGTGTATAGTAGACTACTTCACAAAGT includes:
- the LOC109879012 gene encoding cyclic AMP-dependent transcription factor ATF-4; its protein translation is MSLLTSQLVLEDVGALLLDNWFLTADPMGPRLDQDEEDDLPPSLSSFSPSLSLSNSSASSLSPSSLFSLSPSPSHLSSSDSLPPSPRPSFLGSSKAGSGVEDHLMPLTPWLDSSELLHAHMGTNVCRDDAFSGMDWMAEKIDLSDFDLDSLIGSCCSDAPPSSPEELLASLETRMDLDLMDPFTAPIPAPHEVLSLGIPLADLPSLELPEEEVGDEVRGPVVTVQDQEVVVKSEPQSPAPLSMGYTLELGSEVDVDVLEVKTTHTPTTIISEPSDSLQTTAPIVLSLLPSGHFVVVVSPKEEPTILPTSTLSASSSCDEQSDDSDSGIDSVSGSPPHHPSPSPSIAGSSRTKPYSKPEPETTSPTTLSGKVKSVSGAPKVVEKKLKKMAQNKTAATRYRQKKKSEQEVLSAECSELEQRNRELAEKADGISREIQYLRDLMEEVRSAKNRKKTTVSVA